A stretch of the Halorussus vallis genome encodes the following:
- a CDS encoding MBL fold metallo-hydrolase, producing MIEEIAPGVYDLSIANHNGGRYRTFLFDGDVPTLVDAAFDDTTDVVAERLDELGVAPERLVVTHGDPDHVGGLAGLADRYDLETWVPEGTEVGGEYAPDRRYGDGDEVGRFVAVHTPGHTSDHHVLVDEAAGVAVLGDAVFGADARGLPEGYFVLPPGFFSEDVNEADANLKRLLDYEFDVGLVYHGSSVASDASEKLERFVEFAGKPN from the coding sequence CGCGAACCACAACGGCGGTCGCTACCGCACGTTCCTGTTCGACGGCGACGTCCCGACGCTCGTCGACGCGGCGTTCGACGACACGACCGACGTCGTCGCCGAGCGACTCGACGAACTCGGCGTCGCGCCGGAGCGACTCGTCGTGACGCACGGCGACCCAGACCACGTCGGCGGCCTCGCCGGCCTGGCCGACCGGTACGACCTCGAAACCTGGGTCCCCGAAGGGACCGAGGTCGGCGGCGAGTACGCCCCCGACCGCCGGTACGGAGACGGCGACGAGGTCGGCCGGTTCGTCGCGGTCCACACGCCCGGGCACACGTCCGACCACCACGTGCTCGTCGACGAGGCGGCCGGCGTCGCGGTGCTCGGCGACGCGGTGTTCGGCGCCGACGCCCGCGGGCTACCCGAGGGGTACTTCGTCCTCCCGCCCGGCTTCTTCTCCGAGGACGTGAACGAGGCCGACGCGAACCTCAAGCGACTGCTCGACTACGAGTTCGACGTCGGCCTCGTCTACCACGGGTCGAGCGTCGCGTCGGATGCGAGCGAGAAACTCGAACGATTCGTGGAGTTCGCCGGGAAGCCGA